A single window of Streptomyces xanthii DNA harbors:
- a CDS encoding threonine/serine exporter family protein translates to MERREAAGAERDGGMGPGAGPGPGPGPGPGPDGAAGLAGPVQPGAPAEPGDPAGLGAPAEPGAPAGTGDPAEPGAPAEPGAPAVSGDPAGLGAPAVPGAPAGLDELVVFLSRLTGLLLRTSGEGAHLVERAVADSARAYGGSATLLLVPEAAAVAVTSADGRTRTVTVHGVPEVFRLDQVAALKPLLAKVRGGRIGLAEADRRLAAIVAAPAPYPWWLKFLGIVLFSLGFSPLMQPTWYEIGATAVLGALAAGLAVAADRVPVLERILPLVVSVAVSVVTIEVFADDPARGGPVLLMLPALFYFVPGDYLSAATAELSAGLITTGAIRLVYSVFLLVQLYLGVLLGVVVTGTDTRALFDVAADADLPRWALFLAWIVFTAGTVLAFAIPVRFFVPLLVLVYVTVGVQSAFTKLVGETGGTFVAAAVLAAAATLIARRPGRPPRLILLLPGFFTLTVGSLGMRGLTTLAGGYVIEGFQDLMKLVTIVTALAVGLVVGGALVEGGGLRRTASRDVTESL, encoded by the coding sequence GTGGAGCGACGCGAGGCCGCGGGGGCGGAGCGGGACGGGGGCATGGGCCCCGGTGCCGGCCCCGGCCCCGGCCCCGGCCCCGGCCCCGGTCCTGATGGTGCGGCGGGGCTCGCCGGTCCGGTGCAGCCCGGCGCCCCTGCGGAGCCCGGCGATCCGGCGGGGCTCGGCGCCCCTGCGGAGCCCGGCGCCCCCGCGGGGACCGGCGATCCGGCGGAGCCCGGCGCCCCCGCGGAGCCCGGCGCCCCCGCGGTGTCCGGCGATCCGGCGGGGCTCGGCGCCCCTGCGGTGCCCGGCGCCCCTGCCGGGCTCGACGAGCTGGTCGTGTTCCTGTCCCGGCTGACGGGGCTTCTGCTGCGTACCTCCGGTGAGGGCGCGCACCTCGTGGAACGGGCGGTCGCGGACAGTGCCCGCGCGTACGGCGGTTCCGCGACGCTGCTGCTGGTGCCGGAGGCGGCCGCGGTGGCGGTGACCTCGGCGGACGGCCGGACCCGGACCGTCACCGTGCACGGTGTCCCGGAGGTGTTCCGGCTCGATCAGGTCGCCGCGTTGAAGCCGCTGCTCGCCAAGGTGCGGGGCGGCCGGATCGGGCTCGCGGAGGCGGACCGGCGGCTGGCGGCGATCGTGGCGGCGCCGGCGCCGTACCCGTGGTGGCTGAAGTTCCTCGGCATCGTGCTGTTCTCGCTGGGGTTCTCCCCGCTGATGCAGCCGACCTGGTACGAGATCGGCGCCACGGCCGTGCTGGGCGCGCTGGCCGCGGGGCTCGCGGTCGCGGCGGACCGAGTGCCGGTGCTGGAACGGATCCTGCCGCTGGTGGTGTCGGTCGCCGTGTCCGTCGTCACGATCGAGGTGTTCGCGGACGATCCGGCGCGCGGCGGTCCGGTGCTGCTGATGCTCCCGGCGCTGTTCTACTTCGTGCCCGGCGACTATCTGAGCGCGGCCACCGCCGAGCTGTCGGCGGGCCTGATCACGACGGGTGCGATCCGGCTCGTCTACTCGGTGTTCCTGCTGGTCCAGCTGTATCTCGGGGTGCTGCTCGGCGTCGTCGTGACCGGCACCGACACCCGCGCTCTGTTCGACGTGGCGGCGGACGCGGATCTGCCCCGGTGGGCGCTGTTCCTGGCGTGGATCGTATTCACGGCGGGCACGGTGCTCGCGTTCGCGATCCCTGTGCGGTTCTTCGTGCCGCTGCTGGTGCTCGTGTACGTCACCGTGGGCGTGCAGTCGGCGTTCACGAAGCTGGTCGGGGAGACGGGCGGTACGTTCGTCGCCGCCGCCGTCCTGGCGGCGGCGGCCACGCTGATCGCCCGCCGCCCGGGCCGCCCGCCCCGGCTGATCCTGCTGCTCCCGGGCTTCTTCACCCTGACCGTCGGCTCGCTCGGCATGCGCGGCCTGACGACGCTGGCCGGCGGCTACGTCATCGAGGGCTTCCAGGACCTGATGAAGCTCGTCACGATCGTCACGGCGCTGGCGGTGGGGCTGGTGGTGGGCGGGGCGCTGGTGGAGGGCGGGGGCCTCCGGCGTACGGCGTCCCGGGACGTGACCGAGTCCCTGTGA
- a CDS encoding phosphoribosyltransferase → MSDVRENLTYEMFGGAVRELAQTIADDGYEPDIILSIARGGVFVAGGLAYALDCKNIHLVNVEFYTGVGTTLEMPVMLAPVPNAIDFSDKKVLITDDVADTGKTLKLVHDFCLDHVAEVRSAVIYEKSHSLVKCEYVWKRTDDWINFPWSVEPPVVKRDDQVLDA, encoded by the coding sequence ATGAGTGACGTGCGCGAGAACCTTACGTACGAGATGTTCGGCGGCGCCGTGCGCGAGCTCGCGCAGACCATCGCCGACGACGGCTACGAGCCGGACATCATCCTGAGCATCGCGCGCGGCGGCGTCTTCGTCGCGGGCGGCCTCGCCTACGCCCTGGACTGCAAGAACATCCACCTGGTCAACGTGGAGTTCTACACCGGTGTGGGCACCACCCTCGAGATGCCGGTCATGCTCGCCCCGGTGCCGAACGCGATCGACTTCAGCGACAAGAAGGTCCTGATCACCGACGACGTCGCCGACACCGGCAAGACGCTGAAGCTGGTCCACGACTTCTGCCTCGACCACGTCGCCGAGGTCCGCTCCGCGGTGATCTACGAGAAGTCGCACTCGCTGGTGAAGTGCGAGTACGTGTGGAAGCGCACGGACGACTGGATCAACTTCCCGTGGTCCGTCGAGCCGCCCGTCGTGAAGCGGGACGACCAGGTTCTCGACGCCTGA
- a CDS encoding Yip1 family protein, translating to MAGFRNGRGRDNREAPQQGHPPHAPYGQPQQQYPQQPYGQPPQAPQQQWPQGGGHGEPEYFGGGHDPYAANNPGHTQAFSVHEDPYNQGATYQAGAAPAGPVGPRLHWKELLSGVVLRPNQTYLQMRDYAMWGPALVVTFVYGLLAIFGFDGAREDVINATMSSAIPYVLTTGVAVTISFFILGVVTHTLARQLGGDGAWQPTVGLSMLIACLTDAPRLVVGMFLGGDEMFVQLLGWATWLAAGALLTSMVSKSHDLPWPKALAASAIQLIALLSIIKLGTF from the coding sequence GTGGCTGGATTCAGGAACGGACGCGGCCGGGACAACCGCGAAGCGCCGCAGCAAGGGCACCCCCCGCACGCCCCGTACGGACAACCGCAGCAGCAGTACCCGCAGCAGCCGTACGGGCAACCGCCGCAGGCGCCTCAGCAGCAGTGGCCCCAGGGCGGCGGGCACGGCGAGCCGGAGTACTTCGGCGGCGGCCACGACCCGTACGCGGCGAACAACCCGGGCCACACGCAGGCCTTCTCGGTGCACGAGGACCCGTACAACCAGGGCGCCACGTACCAGGCGGGCGCGGCCCCGGCGGGCCCCGTCGGCCCCCGCCTGCACTGGAAGGAACTCCTCTCCGGAGTCGTCCTGCGCCCCAACCAGACGTACCTCCAGATGCGGGACTACGCGATGTGGGGCCCGGCCCTCGTCGTGACCTTCGTCTACGGCCTGCTCGCGATCTTCGGCTTCGACGGAGCCCGCGAGGACGTGATCAACGCGACGATGTCGTCGGCGATCCCCTACGTCCTGACCACCGGCGTCGCCGTCACGATCAGCTTCTTCATCCTCGGCGTCGTCACGCACACCCTGGCCCGCCAGCTCGGCGGCGACGGCGCGTGGCAGCCCACGGTCGGCCTGTCCATGCTGATCGCCTGCCTGACGGACGCCCCGCGTCTGGTCGTCGGCATGTTCCTCGGCGGCGACGAGATGTTCGTGCAGCTGCTCGGCTGGGCCACCTGGCTGGCCGCCGGCGCCCTGCTGACCTCGATGGTCTCCAAGTCCCACGACCTCCCCTGGCCGAAGGCCCTGGCCGCGTCCGCGATCCAGCTGATCGCCCTGCTGTCGATCATCAAGCTGGGCACGTTCTGA
- a CDS encoding APC family permease, producing MASMDVPADTPRQAERAEVRATARPTLSWVTLALMTTASVASLRAAPTMAVYGLACVFLYLVPAIVFLLPTALVSAELASGWSGGVYRWVSEGLSKPLGFLAVWCQFAMTIFYYPSLLAFVASTIAYVIDPSLASNGLYTAIVIMVLYWTGVWVSSRGTKALAGLSSWGLIIGTLIPGTLLVVLGMVFLGQGNASAAPMTSDHLLPAWTGLASLVLIVNNFLSYSGMEMNAVHVSSLKNPAKEYPKSMFLAMGLVLLIFILPALAISWVVPANQLSLTAGVMQAFDAFFSHFHIGWMTPIAAVMLISAALGGMLTWLAGPSKGLLEISRSEGYLPPFLQKLNKFGIQQNILVTQGVVTTVIALLYALIPNVSNVYWIFSTITTQVYLIVYLLMFVAAMRLRKTQPDHPRGYRVPALGLLCTVGLLASLAALAIGFVPPSQFGSGSVWSYVLLIGSGLIILGLLIPWAFLKFRKPGWRTEAAEEGGTS from the coding sequence ATGGCATCGATGGACGTTCCGGCGGACACTCCGAGACAGGCCGAGCGGGCGGAGGTGAGAGCGACCGCCCGGCCGACCCTGTCCTGGGTGACCCTGGCCCTGATGACGACCGCGTCGGTGGCCAGCCTCCGGGCCGCGCCCACCATGGCCGTCTACGGCCTGGCCTGCGTCTTCCTCTACCTCGTCCCGGCGATCGTGTTCCTGCTGCCGACCGCCCTGGTCTCGGCCGAACTCGCCTCCGGCTGGTCGGGCGGCGTCTACCGGTGGGTGAGCGAAGGACTGTCCAAGCCGCTCGGATTCCTCGCCGTGTGGTGCCAGTTCGCGATGACGATCTTCTACTACCCGAGCCTGCTCGCCTTCGTCGCGAGCACCATCGCGTACGTCATCGACCCGTCCCTCGCCTCCAACGGCCTCTACACGGCGATCGTCATCATGGTCCTGTACTGGACCGGCGTCTGGGTGTCCTCACGCGGCACCAAAGCCCTGGCCGGACTGTCCAGTTGGGGCCTGATCATCGGAACGCTCATCCCGGGCACCCTCCTCGTGGTCCTCGGCATGGTCTTCCTCGGCCAGGGCAACGCCTCCGCCGCCCCCATGACCTCGGACCACCTCCTGCCGGCGTGGACCGGCCTCGCGAGCCTGGTCCTCATCGTCAACAACTTCCTCTCCTACTCCGGCATGGAGATGAACGCGGTCCACGTCTCCTCGCTGAAGAACCCGGCGAAGGAGTACCCGAAGTCGATGTTCCTGGCGATGGGCCTCGTCCTGCTGATCTTCATCCTGCCCGCCCTGGCCATCAGCTGGGTCGTCCCCGCGAACCAACTCAGCCTCACCGCGGGCGTGATGCAGGCCTTCGACGCCTTCTTCTCCCACTTCCACATCGGCTGGATGACCCCGATCGCCGCCGTGATGCTGATCTCCGCGGCCCTCGGCGGCATGCTCACCTGGCTCGCCGGACCCTCGAAGGGCCTCCTCGAGATCTCCCGCAGCGAGGGATACCTGCCGCCGTTCCTGCAGAAGCTCAACAAGTTCGGCATCCAGCAGAACATCCTCGTCACCCAGGGCGTCGTCACCACCGTCATCGCCCTGCTGTACGCGCTGATCCCGAACGTCTCCAACGTGTACTGGATCTTCTCGACGATCACCACGCAGGTGTACCTCATCGTCTACCTGCTGATGTTCGTCGCCGCGATGCGCCTGCGGAAGACCCAGCCCGACCACCCGCGCGGCTACCGCGTCCCCGCCCTCGGCCTCCTGTGCACGGTCGGCCTGCTGGCCTCCCTCGCCGCGCTCGCCATCGGCTTCGTACCGCCCTCGCAGTTCGGCAGCGGCAGCGTCTGGTCGTACGTCCTGCTCATCGGCTCCGGCCTGATCATCCTCGGCCTGCTCATCCCGTGGGCGTTCCTCAAGTTCCGCAAACCCGGCTGGCGCACCGAGGCCGCCGAGGAAGGCGGCACGTCATGA
- a CDS encoding RICIN domain-containing protein — MARTRSLVVAAAGLAAACAGLPTPAWAAVPDVPEALRISDGPYAGFQFCGTGTPPAFRADNAFSPLFAASVPTVEPQPGLAGTVELARPDEPAFRSYQVDTGPAGHGWGVQIPTSTFGAGDYRWRIRAENADGPSAWSAWCSFTVTTAETTPRPTEFTYSPDGGRHCLDVAGSGTENATAVQLWDCNGSPGQVWKPASDPGTLVNPHSGKCLDVAGGGTADGTKVQIYACNGTGAQQWRHDTPTPGSLTNPASGKCLDVPYAEFANGVRVQIHACNGTDAQVWKEYAPA, encoded by the coding sequence ATGGCCCGCACTCGTTCTCTGGTCGTCGCGGCCGCCGGTCTGGCCGCCGCGTGCGCCGGTCTTCCGACGCCCGCCTGGGCGGCGGTCCCCGACGTCCCCGAAGCGCTGCGGATATCCGACGGCCCTTACGCGGGCTTCCAGTTCTGCGGTACCGGGACCCCTCCCGCGTTCCGTGCCGACAACGCCTTCAGCCCGCTGTTCGCCGCCTCGGTCCCGACCGTGGAACCGCAGCCCGGCCTCGCCGGGACCGTGGAGCTCGCACGTCCGGACGAGCCGGCGTTCCGCAGCTACCAGGTCGACACGGGGCCGGCCGGGCACGGGTGGGGCGTCCAGATCCCCACGAGCACGTTCGGCGCGGGTGACTACCGGTGGCGGATCCGGGCCGAGAACGCCGACGGGCCGTCCGCCTGGTCGGCCTGGTGCTCGTTCACCGTGACCACCGCGGAGACCACGCCCCGGCCCACGGAGTTCACCTACAGCCCCGACGGCGGGCGGCACTGCCTGGACGTCGCCGGCTCCGGCACGGAGAACGCGACAGCGGTCCAACTGTGGGACTGCAACGGTTCCCCGGGACAGGTCTGGAAGCCCGCCTCCGACCCGGGCACCCTCGTGAACCCCCACTCGGGCAAGTGCCTGGACGTGGCCGGCGGCGGCACGGCCGACGGCACCAAGGTCCAGATCTACGCGTGCAACGGCACCGGCGCACAGCAGTGGCGCCACGACACCCCGACCCCGGGTTCCCTCACCAACCCGGCGTCGGGCAAGTGCCTGGACGTGCCGTACGCGGAATTCGCCAACGGCGTCCGGGTCCAGATCCACGCGTGCAACGGCACGGACGCCCAGGTGTGGAAGGAGTACGCGCCCGCCTGA
- a CDS encoding TolB family protein produces MLLKRVVLTVGIVVAAGLPTAGTAVAGQESAAGRITVTDYSSGSPALVTLDPASGGVIRTLAQNAQEGVLSPKGSTVAFVQRDDTCIPQPEGCAYARNLVLAGSDGSDRRVLVPGIAPEANEAPYVALPDWSPDGKRIVYSSPRGMEWIRTDGTGQEVLTPAGGAGTFSPDGKTIAFVRTSTYETPDGWESGRDVWIMDVATREVRQVSTARDASSGPVDWSPDGQRIAYVTDNGLATVDVATGATTQLQNNWTTYLTGVQGPVFSPDGTRIAFSAVNTVDYTRSTYVAGATDGSDPQVLTSQGSTPTDWLEE; encoded by the coding sequence GTGCTTCTCAAACGCGTCGTGTTGACCGTGGGGATCGTCGTCGCCGCCGGCCTGCCGACAGCAGGGACCGCTGTGGCGGGGCAGGAGTCCGCGGCCGGTCGGATCACCGTCACCGACTACTCCTCCGGTTCTCCCGCACTGGTCACGCTCGACCCGGCGAGCGGCGGCGTCATCCGGACCCTCGCGCAGAACGCCCAGGAGGGTGTCCTGTCCCCGAAGGGCTCCACCGTGGCGTTCGTCCAGCGTGACGACACCTGCATCCCGCAGCCCGAGGGCTGCGCGTACGCCCGGAACCTGGTGCTCGCCGGCAGCGACGGCAGTGACCGGCGCGTGCTGGTCCCGGGCATCGCGCCCGAGGCGAACGAGGCTCCGTACGTCGCGCTGCCCGACTGGTCGCCCGACGGCAAGCGGATCGTCTACTCCAGCCCTCGCGGTATGGAGTGGATCAGGACCGACGGCACGGGTCAGGAGGTGCTCACACCGGCCGGCGGCGCGGGCACGTTCTCGCCGGACGGCAAGACCATCGCGTTCGTGCGGACCAGCACGTACGAGACGCCGGACGGCTGGGAGTCCGGCCGGGACGTCTGGATCATGGACGTCGCGACCCGTGAGGTGCGCCAGGTCAGCACCGCGCGCGACGCGTCGTCCGGGCCCGTCGACTGGTCCCCCGACGGACAGCGCATCGCCTACGTCACCGACAACGGCCTGGCCACCGTCGACGTGGCGACCGGCGCCACGACACAGTTGCAGAACAACTGGACGACCTACCTCACCGGCGTCCAGGGCCCGGTCTTCTCCCCCGACGGCACCCGGATCGCCTTCTCCGCGGTGAACACCGTCGACTACACGCGCAGCACGTACGTCGCCGGCGCGACGGACGGAAGCGACCCCCAGGTCCTGACGTCCCAGGGGTCGACCCCGACGGACTGGCTGGAGGAGTAG
- the dcd gene encoding dCTP deaminase, producing the protein MLLSDKDIRAEIDAGRVRIDPYDESMVQPSSIDVRLDRYFRVFENHKYPHIDPSVEQADLTRTVEPEGDEPFILHPGEFVLASTYEVISLPDDLASRLEGKSSLGRLGLVTHSTAGFIDPGFSGHVTLELSNLATLPIKLWPGMKIGQLCMFRLSSPAEYPYGSERYGSRYQGQRGPTASRSFQNFHRTQV; encoded by the coding sequence GTGCTTCTCTCAGACAAGGACATCCGGGCCGAGATCGACGCCGGGCGGGTGCGGATCGATCCCTACGACGAATCCATGGTGCAGCCGTCGAGCATCGACGTACGTCTCGACCGCTACTTCCGGGTGTTCGAGAACCACAAGTACCCGCACATCGACCCGAGCGTCGAGCAGGCGGATCTGACCCGGACGGTGGAGCCGGAGGGCGACGAGCCGTTCATCCTGCACCCGGGCGAGTTCGTGCTCGCGTCGACGTACGAGGTCATCTCGCTGCCCGACGACCTCGCCTCGCGCCTCGAGGGCAAGAGCTCGCTGGGCCGGCTCGGCCTGGTGACGCACTCGACCGCCGGGTTCATCGACCCGGGCTTCAGCGGGCACGTCACGCTCGAGCTGTCGAACCTCGCGACCCTGCCGATCAAGCTGTGGCCCGGCATGAAGATCGGCCAGCTGTGCATGTTCCGGCTGTCGTCGCCCGCCGAGTACCCGTACGGCAGCGAGCGATACGGTTCGCGTTACCAGGGGCAGCGTGGGCCGACGGCCTCCCGCTCCTTCCAGAATTTCCATCGGACCCAGGTGTGA
- a CDS encoding chloride channel protein yields MTAAEDTAAPRGDGPPPPSPARLLLTPGYLRLLLLSVLLGIPVALAAFFFVSLQHWLQHEIWTELPDAVGYTEAPWWWPLPALALAGLILAPIVTRFPGGGGHLPADGLGAGDPIGPRELPGVVLAALTVLPLGGVLGPEAPLMAVGSALALLAVRRIKGAQNPQALGVVATAGSTAAISTILGGPIVAAILLLEAAGLGGAQLVVLLLPCLAASASGALVFTGFGQWTGLSIGGLSLPSVPPDANPDAGDFLWGIPLAVLIAAAVALARRLGHGTGRWTARDRTATRTVACALAVGVCLSAYALITGRSPEEAALSGQAMLGELAAHPGAWSVGALFALVACKGLAWAISLGGLRGGPIFPALLIGAAAAVACAALPGLGPTPALALGMTAAGTAVMGLPLCSAVLTVLLLGKDAHDQMPLIVITAVTAHLTVTFLNQKTARPRTPRTD; encoded by the coding sequence ATGACGGCAGCCGAGGACACCGCCGCACCCCGCGGCGACGGCCCGCCGCCCCCGTCGCCCGCCCGGCTCCTGCTGACCCCCGGCTACCTCCGCCTGCTCCTCCTGTCCGTCCTCCTCGGCATCCCGGTCGCCCTCGCCGCGTTCTTCTTCGTGAGCCTCCAGCACTGGCTCCAGCACGAGATCTGGACCGAGCTCCCCGACGCCGTCGGCTACACGGAAGCCCCCTGGTGGTGGCCGCTGCCCGCGCTCGCGCTCGCCGGCCTGATCCTCGCCCCGATCGTCACCCGCTTCCCGGGCGGCGGGGGCCACCTGCCCGCCGACGGACTCGGCGCGGGCGACCCCATCGGCCCCCGCGAACTCCCCGGCGTCGTCCTCGCCGCCCTCACCGTCCTGCCCCTGGGCGGCGTCCTCGGCCCCGAGGCACCGCTGATGGCCGTGGGCAGCGCCCTGGCCCTGCTCGCCGTACGCCGCATCAAGGGCGCCCAGAACCCGCAGGCGCTCGGCGTCGTCGCGACCGCCGGTTCCACCGCCGCGATCTCCACGATCCTCGGCGGCCCCATCGTCGCCGCGATCCTGCTCCTGGAGGCCGCCGGACTCGGCGGCGCCCAACTCGTCGTCCTGCTGCTGCCCTGCCTCGCCGCCAGCGCGTCCGGCGCGCTCGTCTTCACCGGGTTCGGCCAGTGGACCGGCCTGAGCATCGGCGGCCTGTCCCTGCCCAGCGTCCCGCCCGACGCCAACCCCGACGCCGGCGACTTCCTCTGGGGCATCCCGCTCGCCGTCCTCATCGCCGCCGCCGTCGCGCTGGCCCGCCGCCTCGGCCACGGCACCGGCCGCTGGACCGCCCGCGACCGCACGGCGACCCGTACGGTGGCCTGCGCCCTGGCCGTCGGCGTCTGCCTCTCCGCGTACGCCCTGATCACCGGGCGCTCACCGGAGGAGGCCGCGCTCTCCGGCCAGGCCATGCTCGGCGAACTCGCCGCGCACCCCGGCGCCTGGTCGGTGGGAGCCCTGTTCGCCCTCGTCGCCTGCAAGGGGCTCGCCTGGGCCATCAGCCTCGGCGGCCTGCGCGGCGGCCCGATCTTCCCCGCCCTCCTCATCGGCGCCGCGGCGGCCGTGGCCTGCGCCGCGCTCCCCGGCCTGGGCCCGACCCCGGCCCTCGCCCTCGGTATGACCGCCGCGGGCACCGCCGTGATGGGCCTCCCCCTGTGCAGCGCCGTCCTGACGGTTCTCCTCCTCGGCAAGGACGCCCACGACCAGATGCCCCTCATCGTCATCACGGCCGTCACCGCCCATCTGACGGTGACCTTCCTGAACCAGAAAACGGCTCGCCCCCGCACCCCCCGGACCGACTAG
- a CDS encoding dipeptidase: MSELAARIAALMPRAKQDLTDLVAVPSVADPRQYPPEECHKAARWVADAFSEAGLHDVHLVETSDGSHAVVGHRPPPPGAPTVLLYCHYDVQPPLDDAAWTTPPFTLTERDGRWYGRGTADCKGNIVMHLTALRALGDDIPVGLKFVAEGSEEQGTGGLEAYVTEHPEEFLADALLVCDTGNAEVGTGTATITLRGLANLVVTLDTLEGEIHSGMFGGPAPDALAALIQTLSTLRDPATGATRIDGLDCEGTWEGVGYDEATFRRDAGVLDGVHLTGTGTVADRLWARPAVTVLGIDCPPVVGSAAAVPATARARVSLRVPPDMDAGTAREALTKHLTQAAPWGARVTVETESTGSPFRAATDGPAYQALGTAMSEVYGKPLAFLGQGGSIPLCNVFASAYPRAEIILMGVEEPRCLIHAPNESVDPTEIEHMAHVEALFLKEFATRATP; encoded by the coding sequence ATGAGTGAACTGGCCGCACGCATCGCGGCGTTGATGCCGCGCGCGAAGCAGGACCTGACCGACCTCGTCGCCGTCCCCTCGGTCGCCGACCCCCGCCAGTACCCGCCCGAGGAGTGCCACAAGGCCGCCCGCTGGGTCGCCGACGCCTTCTCCGAGGCCGGCCTGCACGACGTGCACCTCGTCGAGACCTCCGACGGCAGCCACGCCGTCGTCGGCCACCGCCCGCCCCCGCCCGGCGCGCCCACCGTCCTGCTCTACTGCCACTACGACGTCCAGCCGCCGCTCGACGACGCCGCCTGGACCACCCCGCCCTTCACCCTGACCGAGCGCGACGGCCGCTGGTACGGGCGCGGCACCGCGGACTGCAAGGGCAACATCGTCATGCACCTCACCGCGCTCAGGGCGCTCGGCGACGACATCCCCGTAGGCCTGAAGTTCGTCGCGGAGGGCTCGGAGGAGCAGGGCACGGGCGGCCTGGAGGCGTACGTCACCGAGCACCCGGAGGAGTTCCTCGCCGACGCCCTGCTGGTGTGCGACACCGGCAACGCGGAGGTCGGCACCGGCACCGCGACGATCACCCTGCGCGGCCTCGCCAACCTCGTCGTCACCCTCGACACCCTCGAGGGCGAGATCCACTCGGGCATGTTCGGCGGCCCCGCCCCCGACGCGCTCGCCGCCCTGATCCAGACCCTGTCGACGCTGCGCGACCCGGCCACCGGCGCCACCCGGATCGACGGCCTGGACTGCGAGGGCACCTGGGAGGGCGTCGGCTACGACGAGGCGACCTTCCGGCGCGACGCCGGCGTCCTGGACGGCGTCCACCTCACCGGCACCGGCACGGTCGCCGACCGGCTGTGGGCCCGCCCCGCCGTCACCGTCCTCGGCATCGACTGCCCGCCCGTCGTCGGCTCCGCGGCCGCCGTCCCCGCCACCGCCCGCGCCCGCGTCAGCCTCCGCGTCCCGCCGGACATGGACGCCGGCACCGCCCGCGAGGCCCTCACCAAACACCTCACCCAAGCCGCCCCCTGGGGCGCCCGCGTCACCGTCGAGACGGAGAGCACGGGCTCCCCGTTCCGCGCCGCCACCGACGGCCCCGCCTACCAGGCCCTCGGCACGGCCATGAGCGAGGTCTACGGCAAACCCCTCGCCTTCCTCGGCCAGGGCGGCTCCATCCCCCTGTGCAACGTCTTCGCCTCGGCCTACCCCCGCGCCGAGATCATCCTCATGGGAGTGGAGGAACCCCGCTGCCTCATCCACGCCCCGAACGAGAGCGTCGACCCGACGGAGATCGAGCACATGGCCCACGTGGAGGCCCTGTTCCTGAAAGAGTTCGCGACCCGCGCCACCCCGTGA